The genome window ccaatcttcgaagcacttcaaaaaatcattttcttttatcttgttcagctcctccttcgatgccgtctttatctcgtcaagcgtagcgtaacgtcgtcctttcatgggcctcttcagtttagggaacaagaaaaagtcacagggggccagatctggggaatacggtggctgcggcatcattagtgtgttgtttttggccaaaaagtcgcgcacaagcaacgatgtgtgagcaggggcgttatcgtggtgcaaaagccaatttttgttcttccacaaatccgggcgtttctggcggattgcttcgcgcaaattgcgcataacttgcaggtaatattccttattgaccgttctaccctgtggcaagaactcatgatgcaccacgcccctgcaatcgaagaaaactgtcagcaaaactttcacattcgaccgaacttggcgcgcttttttcggtcttggttcgtgcggcagcttccattgagatgattgagctttggtttccacgtcataaccataaacccacgatttgtcaccagttatgaccctctggagcaaatttgggtcgtcgcggacagagtccaacatctcattagcaatgttcatgcgatgctgtttttggtcgcaattgagcaattttggtacgaatttcgcggcgacccgtctcatgcccaaatcattgataaaaatcgaatggcacgagccaatcgatatgtttaggtcctcagcaacttctctaacggtgattcgacgattggccaataccattttctccacttcattaattttttcgtctgttgttgaagtgctcgggcgtccggcacgctcttcgtcgttcacatcttctcggccttctgagaacattttgtaccaccgataaacgttgcttcggtccaaggtagcttctccgtatgccacagtcaacattcggaatgcatccgcgcacttaatttcgtttttcacacaaaatttgatacaggttctttgatccatttttttgaataggtaaaaatcgaagacgatccaaaacacgtgcaagcaaagcagctgtcaacaattaagtgaacattcaaaatggccgagcttgtcggcataagtgagagacatgagtaccaacataacgccacaaaaagatcgaaattcgaatatacgtaacccgcgaaaattcaaaattcgcgatactttttgaacacacctcgtaattATTAGTACTCGCAATATCATCCATACTGAAaagataacatttaaaatatacaaataatatataattaaatgaaaaatttacaaaaacagaATTTCCAACTAATTTAAAGCGTATataaaatactaatattattacCTTTCTTTTGATGTATTTGGAGTTTGAGTGATGACTTCACATTGAGCAGCACTTTCTGTATTCATAGTTGACATACTTGGTGTTGCAATTTCCATATCAACGTAATTATTAGTATTTTCAATATCATCCGTACTAAAGAgacaacatttaaaatatacaaataatgtataattaaatgaaaaatttacaaaaacagaATTTCCAACTAATTTAAAGTGTATACGAAATACTAGTATTATTACCTTTTGTTAAGGCCAAATGAGATTGCAAATTCTTAAATCAGTGTGTGTCTTTATTAAGTCTGTGAGTGCTCTTGACGTTCGTTAGATACAGAAATTACTACAGGACTAGATGGTGGCGCGCATACGCGTCCTTCCCCGGTTACTAGCGCCGCTGTTGCGCACTGAATGTCTCCCATGAGCTCTGGCATATAATACGCGCGCCATTCAAACAAATAAGCAAATGAATGAGAATGACAAATAATCACGTCCTAACACACCGCCCACCAAGATTAGACGGCTAATCTTTTTCATCTGACATATCGTTTACGGGCAATTTACAAAGCTTGGCAATGGATCTCTTGGTGGTGCCAGTAGCTGTACGAACAGTAACAATTCGTATTAAACCGTCTTTACCCGCATGTGTATCAATTACTCGTCCTGTTTTCCACTTCAAAGAGGGAAGATTATCATCTTGTAATAATACGAGATCATCAATCTTAATGTTTTCTCTTGTTGTCCTCCATTTGACACGATTTTGAAGGTTGGCCACGTACTCTGCCGCCCACCGTTGCCAGAAGTCTTGAACTGCTCGCTGAATTGCTTCCCATCTGTCGAGGCGATTGATTTTGATATGTGACAGATCAACTTCGGGAAGACTTGTCAATGGTCCTCCTATCAGGAAGTGTCCTGGAGTTAAAGGTAACAAATCTGATGGATCAGAAGACAATGGAGATATAGGCCTAGAGTTTAGGCAAGCTTCAATTTGCACTAAAGCGGTTGTCAACTCTTCAAATGTAAACAAGTTGTTGCCCATTATTCTCTTCAAATGATATTTACAACTCTTCGCGCCTGCTTCCCATATTCCTCCTAGATGGGGTGAATAAGGCGGGATGAATGTCCACTCAATGTGCATTTGTTGCAAAGCATCGCCAATGGTTTCCTTAATAGATGTGCGAACGAATTTATGGATTTCAGCTAATTCACGTTTAGCTCCAATAAAATTAGTGGCATTGTCACTGCAGATTTTGTGTGGTACTCCTCTTCGTCCCACAAAACGTCGTAACGCAGCCATAAAGGCTGATGTAGATAACTCGCTCACTGCTTCCAAGTGAATGGCTCTTGTAGTAAAGCAGACGAATAAAGCTATATAGGATTTGCAAGTTTTTCTACCGCGTCCCTTGTTAACTAGTGTAATGATGGGCCCAGCGTAATCAACACCGGTGATGCTGAATGCTCGTGACGGAGTGATCCTTGTACTGGGTAGTGATCCCATAGTTTGTGTTAATCCCTTAGGACTAGTCTTGACTCATCGAATGCAATTGCGACAAACTTGACGCACTAGATTCCTAGCATTTAAAGGCCAATACTGTTGCCGTATTGAGGCAAGTAATAACAAAGGTCCAGCATGTAACAGCTTGCGATGTTCTCTCTCGATGATCAAACGTGTAAACTTGCACTTAGCATGTAATAGAATAGGGTGCTTTCGTTCAAAGCTCCAAGGTGCCTCTTGAAGACGGCTACCTACCCTGATAATACCATTTTTATCCAAAAATGCCCTTAATTGTAATAGCTTGCTAGTTGGTTTTACTTGGCCTTGTTCTTGCAAATGATGTAGATCTTCCTTGAAGAATGAATTTTGCGAATatcttattattgtaatttgagCCTTTGTTAATTCCTGTATGGTTAATCCATTCAACATTCTTTCTTCCGATTTTTTCTGACAATTGGCGATAAATCTGAAGCAGTACGCTACTGTACGCTCTATTTTTGTTGAGGTAGAACAATTTTGAATAAGTTTATAAATGATGTTATCCGCTACTGGCTGTTGCAAGCTTAAATTGCAGGTGCGAGCGTTCTTCTTGGTCTTTGACTCGATGTATGCTAAATCTTCATTCTTGATCTGGCACTGTGCTCCTTGTTCGGGTGCTTTGACATGAGGTTCAGATAGCCACCCTGGACCATGCCACCATATATGATTATCAATAAGCCTTGCAGGTGTAACGCCTCGTGAAATCAGGTCCGCTGGGTTTTCAGAGCCCTTGACGTGCTTCCAACAGTCAGCTGGTAGAATGTCGATAATGTCGGCTACGCGATTCGATATGAAAGGCTTCCAACGAGATATGTCTCCTCGCAGCCAATACAACACCACCATTGACCACGCCCAAATTTCATTAATAGCAATGTGAATTGCCCGCAtaacgtttttaattaatttggcTAATAATAATGCGCTGCACAACTCTAATCTTGGAATAGATTGCCGTCTCAGAGGAGCTACTCACGCTTTGGAACATAGTAGATTAGCTGTTATATTGCCCGAACACGCGTCCTTTGATTGTATATAAAGGCATGCCCCGTAGGCATCTTCGGACGCATCGCAAAACCCATGCATAGCTATTACATTATTTACTGATGAACCGACAACCAATCGAGGTACTCGCAACGTATTTATATCGACTAGATTAGTTTGAAATTCCTTCCACTTCTCTAAAATTTCTTCGGGAAGACGGGCATCCCAATTACCTTGATCTCCCAAAGCCTCTGCATTAATATTTTCGCTGTCGTTAATACAGGACCGATTAAACTAAGCGGATCAAAGAGTTTGCTTATTGCTGACAACATTTCTCGTTTTGTAGAGACACTCGAAATCGTTTGAATTGTAAATCGAAATTCATCTAAGCTGTGATTCCAATTAAGCCCCAATGTCTTGACTACAttgttaatatcaatatttgaatTGGCATTACATTCACGCAATTCGGTAGGTACGTTTTCCAATACGTCACTTGAATTCGAACACCATTTGTGAGCTAAGAATTGCCCTTCTGCTAACAACGCAACTAATTGTCTTTGTAAATTTTGTGCATCATTAATAGTATCAATTCCTGTAATAATATCGTCCACGTAGGTGTCATTTAACAATGCACATGCAGCAAGAGGATATCGTTCAGATCCGTTCGCTGCTAATTCTCGCAAAAATCGTATAGCCAAGTATGGTGCACATGCTTGCTGCCCATAAGTGACTGTATTCAATTGAAATTCCTTCACAGGTTCGTCAAGTGAGAATCGCCATAGGATACGCTGAAAATTTCTATCATTGCTATGCACCAAAATTTGACGATACATCTTTTGTAAATCAGCAGTTATAACTACTTTATGAAATCGAAATCGAAtgattatgttaattaaatcgTCTTGCAATGTAGGACCGACTAGCAGTGCATCGTTCAATGACACACCTCTACTATTTTTCGCTGATGCATCGAATACAACGCGTAATTTAGTACTACTGCTTTATTCCTTAACTACTTCATGATGCGGTAGGTAAACAATGTTTTCTGAATCAATAATAGGTTCATTCGCAATAGACATGTGTCCTAGCTTAACGTATTCTTGCATGAAATTAATGTATCTGTCATGAAATGTGTTGTCGCCTTTGAACTTACGTTCTAATTGATTTAGTCGTTTTAAAGCTATGCCTCTATTGTTACCGATAGGCTTATTCCCTTCACGGAATGGCAATCTGACTATAAATCTCCCATCGCTTGATCGCGCGGTAGTTTGTTCGAAAAGTTTTTCGCAACGTTTTTCGTCGACAGatgtaatttgtttttcatcGTCGTAACCTTCTAGCTTCCAAAAtttctctaaattattatttaatgactCCTCGGGATTTAGTGAACATATCATTACTCTTAAGGAATTCAAATTGCAAACTTGATTCTTTGATGTGTCAGACTGCATTGAACCAGCAATTATCCACCCTAGTTtagtattttgcaaaattaattgatgttCTCCTAGTTCAATTTTCCCATTATCCATTAAGTCATAAAAATATTCTGCGCCGAGTAGCATGTCTATTGCGCCAGGTTTGAAGAACTCAGCATCGGCTAAATTGAGATTGTTTGGAATTTGCAATTTCTTATGATCTATTTCTACGGATGGCAAGTATTTGGTAATTTTAGATACGATTAAACATTGAGCGTTTAACTGAAAGCTAGAATGTTTGGACTTGATTTGTACATCGCATGAACTATGAATCTTATTCTCTATCTCATTTAGACAAGAGATAACTTCTGATACTCTATCGCATTTTAATCCTAATCTATTGTGCGTATGTTTTGTAATGAAGTTAGCTTCGCTTGCACTATCAAGCAGTACGCGGACGGGTATGGTGTTACCATTGCGTTGAGTCGCTTCAACCACTGCTGTAGCCATGAGACGTCTCTGTCCACCACTTGAAGAATGATGAACGCTTACATTATTGGCTATTGTTCTATTATTTGTTTCTGACTGAGACTCTGAACCTGTTGAATCAATTGACGGCTCTGGTTCAGCTGGCAAAACCCTTTCCATTTGTGACATGTGACACAACGTGTTGTGTTTTTTGGCACATTCACGGCAAGGACCACATTTACACGTCTTGATGTAATGATCATTTTTTAGGCAGTTCAAGCATAACCATAATCGTTTGACCTCTTTGATACGATCAGGTATGAATAAAGCTAAAAATTTCTCACAAAAATAGATTAAGTGATTACCGTTACAAAAATAGCACTTACCTGACTCTAATGCGGTGGTTAGAGTCGTCTTTTTAATAACCTCACTCCTTGCAGAAGAATTTGGTTTTGTACCAGTCACTACGGCACCTTTACCTCTCTGATCACCGTCCTTGTTAGTGCGTTCTGTTTTTTCGATTACTCTAGATTCGATTCGCTCTATGGTTTGACATCTTCGTTTTAAGAATTCCATCATGTCGACTAGCCTTGGATTGTCATTTGTCTCTATCTCCTCTCCCCATGCACGAAGAGTCCTTGTATCAACCTTGTTTTTTAGCATATGTAATATGAGTTCATCCCAAGAATCAGTGGGCAAACCTAACACCTTCAAAACTCGCAAATGTCTGGAAGTATAATCAATTAGCTCTCGAAGGATCCTCGCGGATTCCTTTGCTACCACAggtattgaaaataaacattgtaTGTGCTTCTTTTTTAACGACTTTGGGTCATCGTATCTTTGCTCTAACAATTCCCAAGCCGTTCTGTAATTTTGACTTGTCATCTCTATAGACTCTATAATTTTCGCGGCGTTGCCCGAAATCGACGAAATCAAGTATTGAAACTTTTCAATATCTGATAAGTTAGCTTTATCGTGTATTATTGAACGGAAACTATCGCTAAAACATTTCCATTCTTCTATTTTTCCATCAAAACGCGGAAGTTTAATTGTAGGTAACTTGACTCTAGTGTCTGGGTTAGTTGAATTTGCGTTCATAGCCACACGATTGAGAATCTTTGTTTGACGTGACAGTATGGCCGATAACGTTTCGTTTTCAATTGACGGTGAGTTGGCTGACACCTCGTTTTGTGTGCCACGCCCTATTTGCGAAATTATTTCAGATTGTTGTTGCAACAATTGCACGATAGCATTTGTGCTACTAGATTCAGTACCTTCTGAAGGCACCTTTGTAAAACGCTTTAATAATGACTTTacctcaaaatatttttgttcaaagGCTTTTTCCTCCGCCGTGTCCTCCTCGGAGAGGTCGTCTACTCGTTCTAACAACTGTTGTTGAACATGCTCAAATTCTCGATAGATTTCCTCTAACCTTTCCAATCTTGTTTCAGCTTCCTCTTTGTCGAGTCTGCCTTTGTCGTCGATGATTTGTGACGTTTGTGTTCTTATTCTCGTAAGTTTCGCCTTCACGTATCCACGTGTCTTGCGTAATTTGGCGACAACTTCTGCCATCTTGAAACCTGTTGATTGCTAGCTTGCCTTGTCGATTGCTTTAAATATTCAGCAAATTGTGTATGTGGACTGTATACTGAAATCGTATTCTGTTCGGACTTGATCCGGCTCGTGATGACCAAAATGTTAAGGCCAAAAATGAGATTGCAAATTCTTGAATCAGTGTGTGTCTTTATTAAGTCTGTGAGTGCTCTTGACGTTCGTTAGATACAGAAATTACTACATAACTAGACGGTGGCGCGCACACGTGTCCTTCCCCGGTTACTAGCGCCGCTGTTGCACACTGAATGTCTCCCATGAGCTCTGGCATATAATACGCGCGCCATTCAAACAAATAAGCAAATGAATGAGAATGACAAATAATCACGTCCTAACActtatctttatgttaaacttaactaataatttttctaattattttttagcatactgcattttattatattatttttaccggaacttggattaattttgttaaatattaatgttattattagaaCTATGTTCCAATCAATGCCAGTACTGgaaattgatttaatcattatttaacaagtcttgtatataatgataaaagtgtaggttgtattttaaattaatatgtatatatgtatgtgaaaAAGGTTTTATCACAGCCTGTGGGACCGCAGATAATAGAGGTCCAAGGGTGTTTCCACCGTgtatccatttttacgaataacgCTCGGTGGCTgatgtttttacttaaaaacttttatattgtaatacaggtaaatattagaaaaatcgataaacttctgataatacaaagatattttattcaaaagctcaaaaatacaattatataacaaataattataaattacaatgacCGTATGGTAACATCCCATAAGGCCCATACCGTTTTCGTTTATCAAATGTCTGCTTACATGTTTTACTCTCTGTACTCGTTATTACGTTATGAAGCTCCGTACGTCTGATAGagtcaaaataaaatcaaaataaattatcgacGTATCTCCTTTATCTGTAACGAGTGATCTGACAGAATAATAGTTGATTAATTTACtgtttgcaaaattaagagttatacctttagttttgcaaatttttacgGTACTACCATCGAGTTTACGTACAAGAAATGCGTAAAATTTCGGGCCAGCcgaaacaaaagatttaatgtAACTACCCTCACCGTAGCACGCTAATTCATTCGTCAAGTCACCCAACAATTTATCGGTTGGTGGTTCATAAGCGTTCTGAGAATTATTGCTTACGTATATACTACATGAATTCGGTATCGCAATATAAAGCCCTATCTCCGAGGCGCTCGAGacattcatataattttaaacgcgCTTGAGTTGTCGTGTATGCAGCTATCACAATATTTGTTAGAGCGGATGGCGTTAAATTTTCatctgtatatatgtacataaccAACATATAAAACATCGTCATCATTAACAGGTAATATACTTGTAACATCAACTTCGTTACTAGAAAGCAGTTGTATTAATCTTTTACGCGTTGTTACAATTTCAACTTTAGGTAGATTCTCACGTTGACCAAGTTTTCCCCAAAAAGAATTCAAACATAATTTGAAAAAGCTCGGAGACCAGgattgatacatattttttcaggaTCTAATTTAATACCCTCCGCTCGCTCATATTCCTTTATGTATCGTCTTTTTGACTCTTCATAGGTGCAATCGGAAGGCCAACTGCTAGcttcttgtttaatttttaaaaaagtattaatgtattctgtgaAGTGACCACTCTCCTTAGATTGGGGATTATATTGCGTTACCTCATATTgccaaatttcataaatatttacaagctTATAACCAACACTTATAGCTTTGCGTATTTCTTGTACTACCCACGTACCGGTGAATTCGCGATCGGCAACATTCTCGTGTGTACACGCTGTTTGACACATATTTTCGCAACATGTACGACATAaagcaaacattaatttaccATGCATACGCACCGGTAATACAGGATGATAAAGCATACGCGGTGATAATATTGAACAATAAACGAATCCttctattttatcaatttcgaCACCTGGACCCGTTAATTCGTGACACTCTTCACCGACATATATTTTCGGATGTCTTACAGGAAATATACCTGTTTTACAAATGTATGGGTAAAAAGAACATACATCGACATAATGTATCTTCTCATTATCCTTTACATCGTAAAGAGACATCACGTTCTCTGTACGACCACCGTAAAAAGCATCGCGGGGATTTAACGCAGGCTGAGATATAGctggataattttttaaaaacatacgcATATCCTCTCtagattttaaaatacgttCATAATCGCACTCCCACATTTCTGTTAAAACATATCCAGCGGCTATAATTTTTGCTGTAATAAACTGAATACGTTCTAAACGGGCATCCATTGTATCATAACCGATTCCTTGGTTTCTATTTACAGTGTAGCATCGGGTACAACCATGCCAATAACAACCGTGGAATTGCAAAACATGTTTAATCGTCACGCCGTTATTGATTTCTTCATAATATCCGTTAATTAAAACACTTTCGGGTAATCGTGTCTCACGACCATGTCCAGCGTGAGCTATAACACGACCCAATTCGCACTCTGTCCAAATCAACCAAGAAACAGCTTTATGCGATTGATTTTGACCCCAACGATAACCGCCCGTTGGTataataccaattttatttttttgaagaaaatttttacgaTAAACGCGTGAACAGGCTGATGCTATTGTGGTACTTTCCTCGAAAGGGCAAACCTTAccacatttaataaacattttacgaaAAGCTAAGCAGGCTTTACGTAATATCATcacataatttttacaataatgtacgatttctttttcaaaatcaaatatataatttaattccttTGCTTTAGTATACCAAGATAAAAACCGTTCGCGctcattattttgcatataacaacttgaataatatttcaaatctgGTAACGGtcctataattttgattttcaggtgtattaaataaatgtggGAATATACCTTTTGTAGTACAACCGTTAAGTTCAAAAGCTTTTAGTAAAGCACTCACTGGCATATGAAGATAATTTAAACTATCGAGAAATGTCGTGTGGCCCTATCATCATTACAATGATATTTGTACCGTTTAGTATTATTGACGGCATCTCATTTACACCACCTCTCGTAGCAAAATGTCTCAAAATAAATTGAGCATCAAAAGCTTTCGCATTATAAGCGATACAAATTGTACGACTAAACAAGCGTAGTAGCTTTGTAGCTAAATCAACAAGTTGCTTTGCAGGGTCTTGATCAAATACATATTCACGTATACCGCAATATTgacataattttgtcatatcatcatcatcattatcttcTAAACAATAAGTACATGTTTGTTGCACAACACATAAATTTGGTACATGTAATCGTTTTTTATCATCCCCTTTAATGCGCGTGTTTTGTTGTgtttcaaaatcataaaataaaaacaatattttcggTCGTTTATCGGTAGTTTGTTTTATAGGCTGTATATAGCATAAATAGTTAATATGACAAAAATCTTTACATGTTTTGCAATATACCACGTTACAATCATGttccccttttttttatctattttcatAAATCTTGAGCACGtgtcacatatttttaatgtatcgcAAAcactgtttttatttatttttctcttatttgtATCATCGTACGGGTTTTTTAAATGCTGTTGAAAACAATCGTTGTTATAAAAAGAGcgtttacaaaaattacatttaatacggGGATTTGCGGTTATTATACACGGTAGTTGGACCATACAACGATTACATTTGCGCGAACATTTATGATCGCTTATTCTAGTATACGCTACATTGCAAAACACGCAAAAACCCCTGCTTCCTACAGCGGCGTGTAAATTTAGAATCGGCTTGAAATGGTGTAATCTTCGATAATATAGAACACGTAGCGTATGTACGACGCTAGTGAatgaatttattacataatctGTCCCATCATATAAAGGCTCTCCACCATGCCCTAGGGTTTCAACCTCGTATACAATTATAGCTACACCCGagtttgctaaatatttttgaaaatactctAACTCCGATATAGAACAACCATTAGGcggtatatttattttagcattttttACAAGCTCGAGCgccttttctttttgtagttTACCCCTAGCCAAACGTATAGCCATCCAATAACGATGTAACTCACCCGAACGAATTTCATCGCGTTCTGCATATCCCAAAGCTGTTACTAATGAACGTGGGAGGCATAAATTATCGGTATTTGTTACCGTTAATATCGACCGTTTTGCCACATTATCATGGGTTAATTTTCTTTGCAAACATCCGTTTACGCCACGTATTACACAACATGTTATCGTACAGCTAtcgttaatacaaaaatttgtattgctTTGTGCGGCTCGGCTCACTAGCGCCCATAAGTCTACATGAAAATCGCGTACATAATGAAAAGATAACCACACTGGACCAAGTGAAAAAATATCGGCTGTAAATGTTACACCTATGTAATCGTCAGGATCGCTCGATTTTTAAGATACGCGTGTATTTGTGCAAGTACTTTATCCAACCACATTAATGGATCGAAAGCCTCTGGAGCCTGATAAATAACGAGCGTTATTTCACGACCGTACGCATCAAACGTTGGAAATAGCGTTGGTTCTCGCtcgatatattaaatgttattggcTCTGACTTCATTTCGAGCGTGTTGTAACGCTTCTCTTTCTTCAATAGGATCCACATCTATCACGCCTTCTCTCCTAATCTCGTGCAACTCTTCTTTTTCCACCACTTCTACAGCAGTAGAGCGACCACACCCCACTTGCATTGATGATATACCTGTAGTAATACATTAATGatcactattttaatttttctactagttttttttaatgtgtttattactAACTTAATCTTCAAAGTGTTTAAACGAGTTTACGACCTCCGTCGTATGACTCACAGGTACAGACCCTGCATCATATAAAtgatcttattatatatatatatatatatatatatatatatatatttatttatttaacaataaaatataaatatcttaccGTTATTAGTATCGGACCTCGTCTGTTATTGTCGTAGACTCCACTAAAGAGATGCCTtgtaccaggtgtatgcataagtttttttccggtttcactaagagatggcgccagcgaaaagtacgcagtgtattaatttgacacatacgtcattttgttcgtctgacatagaactacaaacacacacaagtggagtccgccaaaaactagcgtctttgttttattgttcagtgatcatgtcgagttatgtgcctgaaaaacaacatttgcggcacgcattgctttttttatttaatgaaaagaaaaaggctgttgaaagtcatcgtttgctggtagaaacatatggtgaacacgctccatcgattagaCCACGTCAGACgtggtttcgacaatttaaaagtggtaatttcaatgtgaaagacagtgagcactctggtagaccacaaaaatacgaagacgagcaattgcaggaattattgggtgatgacccaactcaaactcaacggcaattagcagaagcattacatgtatcacaagaaacaattaacAGACGTTTACAagcaatgggaaagatcaataaactcggtaaatggatcccacacaatttgaatgaacgtcaaatggaaaatcgcaaagtcacttgtgaaatgctgcttcaacgccacaaaaggaaatcatttttgtatcgaattgtgacgggtgacaaaaaatggatttattttgaaaacccgaagcggaaaaaatcgtggctttcacctggcgaagccAGTGCATCAACACCAAGGCtaaatcgcttcggcaagaaaaccatgctctgtgtctggtgggaccagagcggtattgtgtattataaaCTCTTGAAGCTCGGCGAAAacgttaatacacaacgctatcgccaacaaataattaatttgaaccacgcattaatcgaaagacgaccggaatagaccagaagacatggcaaagtgattttattacacgacaatgcgccgtctcacacagcaatACCAGTGAAAAACatcttaaaatctcttggatgggacatccttcTGAACCCGCCGTACTTcccagacctggcgccatctgactatcacctcttcgcatcaatggggcacgcgttcgcagagcagcacttcagcaatttcgaggaagttggaaaatggctcgacaaatggtttgccgcaaaagacaagcagtttttctggcatggtattcataaattacctga of Solenopsis invicta isolate M01_SB unplaced genomic scaffold, UNIL_Sinv_3.0 scaffold_258, whole genome shotgun sequence contains these proteins:
- the LOC105202500 gene encoding uncharacterized protein LOC105202500, which produces MAEVVAKLRKTRGYVKAKLTRIRTQTSQIIDDKGRLDKEEAETRLERLEEIYREFEHVQQQLLERVDDLSEEDTAEEKAFEQKYFEVKSLLKRFTKVPSEGTESSSTNAIVQLLQQQSEIISQIGRGTQNEVSANSPSIENETLSAILSRQTKILNRVAMNANSTNPDTRVKLPTIKLPRFDGKIEEWKCFSDSFRSIIHDKANLSDIEKFQYLISSISGNAAKIIESIEMTSQNYRTAWELLEQRYDDPKSLKKKHIQCLFSIPVVAKESARILRELIDYTSRHLRVLKVLGLPTDSWDELILHMLKNKVDTRTLRAWGEEIETNDNPRLVDMMEFLKRRCQTIERIESRVIEKTERTNKDGDQRGKGAVVTGTKPNSSARSEVIKKTTLTTALESALFIPDRIKEVKRLWLCLNCLKNDHYIKTCKCGPCRECAKKHNTLCHMSQMERVLPAEPEPSIDSTGSESQSETNNRTIANNVSVHHSSSGGQRRLMATAVVEATQRNGNTIPVRVLLDSASEANFITKHTHNRLGLKCDRVSEVISCLNEIENKIHSSCDVQIKSKHSSFQLNAQCLIVSKITKYLPSVEIDHKKLQIPNNLNLADAEFFKPGAIDMLLGAEYFYDLMDNGKIELGEHQLILQNTKLGWIIAGSMQSDTSKNQVCNLNSLRVMICSLNPEESLNNNLEKFWKLEGYDDEKQITSVDEKRCEKLFEQTTARSSDGRFIVRLPFREGNKPIGNNRGIALKRLNQLERKFKGDNTFHDRYINFMQEYVKLGHMSIANEPIIDSENIVYLPHHEVVKE
- the LOC113005778 gene encoding uncharacterized protein LOC113005778; the protein is MFIKCGKVCPFEESTTIASACSRVYRKNFLQKNKIGIIPTGGYRWGQNQSHKAVSWLIWTECELGRVIAHAGHGRETRLPESVLINGYYEEINNGVTIKHVLQFHGCYWHGCTRCYTVNRNQGIGYDTMDARLERIQFITAKIIAAGYVLTEMWECDYERILKSREDMRMFLKNYPAISQPALNPRDAFYGGRTENVMSLYDVKDNEKIHYVDVCSFYPYICKTGIFPVRHPKIYVGEECHELTGPGVEIDKIEGFVYCSILSPRMLYHPVLPVRMHGKLMFALCRTCCENMCQTACTHENVADREFTGTWVVQEIRKAISVGYKLVNIYEIWQYEVTQYNPQSKESGHFTEYINTFLKIKQEASSWPSDCTYEESKRRYIKEYERAEGIKLDPEKICINPGLRAFSNYV
- the LOC105204996 gene encoding uncharacterized protein LOC105204996 — encoded protein: MGSLPSTRITPSRAFSITGVDYAGPIITLVNKGRGRKTCKSYIALFVCFTTRAIHLEAVSELSTSAFMAALRRFVGRRGVPHKICSDNATNFIGAKRELAEIHKFVRTSIKETIGDALQQMHIEWTFIPPYSPHLGGIWEAGAKSCKYHLKRIMGNNLFTFEELTTALVQIEACLNSRPISPLSSDPSDLLPLTPGHFLIGGPLTSLPEVDLSHIKINRLDRWEAIQRAVQDFWQRWAAEYVANLQNRVKWRTTRENIKIDDLVLLQDDNLPSLKWKTGRVIDTHAGKDGLIRIVTVRTATGTTKRSIAKLCKLPVNDMSDEKD